Genomic segment of Bacteroidota bacterium:
ATTCGGGTAAAGCTTCGCCATCTCAGTTACACAGAGTTTTTTAGATAACTGGTTATCAATGGCATTGACTGAATCAAAAAACTGATGAATGGTTCATCAATTTGCTTGCAAATATAAGGGGAAATGTGAGTGAGGGATTTATGAAATTGCCGGATTCTGAGTGAATTATCCCCAGTCGTCAATAACTATGACTCGGCTTTTACAAGCTCATTTAATAACTTGTATTTCTTCCCTGTATCAGCACAAACCGCAATTCCTGAACTATCAAATTCAAGCGTTTTACCATTATGATTCACCCAGCCAATTTGCTTTGCCGGGTTGCCAACGATCAATGAAAAATCGGGTACATTCTTAACAACAACTGAGCCAGCCCCGATCATGGCGTAAGCGCCAATTTCAATTCCACAAAGAATTGTTGCATTGGCTCCGATAGTTGCTCCCTGTTTTACCAGTGTTGTTTTGAATTCATTTTTTCTTTCTATAAAACTGCGGGGGTTAATGACGT
This window contains:
- a CDS encoding N-acetyltransferase translates to MTPDNIYIHPSSVIDEGANIGNGTKVWHFSHLMPGSIVGENCIIGQNVFIDRNVSIGSGVKIQNNVSVYNGVTIEKDVFLGPSVVFTNVINPRSFIERKNEFKTTLVKQGATIGANATILCGIEIGAYAMIGAGSVVVKNVPDFSLIVGNPAKQIGWVNHNGKTLEFDSSGIAVCADTGKKYKLLNELVKAES